A stretch of Capricornis sumatraensis isolate serow.1 chromosome 10, serow.2, whole genome shotgun sequence DNA encodes these proteins:
- the PRRT3 gene encoding proline-rich transmembrane protein 3, which produces MAPSPWGCVDGLLLLLPLLSLGTSPALGRGLPRPLEDSEPHLTPGAHEKGLLDTERRAFDFFWEKPLDESPWNASVPQVPAEKMPERPEDALGPALHGPKAAHGAQREGLPVTDDLQVARGPISQGWPGPPDSQEPMEQEAPVPYPVGPPHLPFFPTTPRLQLGLVTVPPTSAEPRGQVGQLPPTDEGLLAKGKTRVSETFPWDHRGPSPTLVPHPGIVARPGLEEQGGGEEDFQEAAQGPLSTQQGPAAPDTGSVSPAEGASSQEPESQPDLALARSLPPAEEQPVELPKTAGGGEAWEVSFSSPSPKEAHLPDVRGSPGPQPSDLPASETSDGQPKPELAAINGADPISPQRVRGAVEAPGTPKSLIPGPLDLGPTANRTESPVGSLKPDEAEEWPGRPQSHPPAPPVQAPSTSRRGLIRVTTQRALGQPPPPEPSASSVASVPASSPPTNATAPPLRWGPLRRVLSFSWELHVYGVGVLFLLPALLALASLAAAPAGPRLALVAAVLVLVAAGLRSAYMLTDPYGSQARLGLRAGLVLYNLPFPLLLTALAALTLLGLGTGLPQQLQNPLLLGALALAHGLGLLAADLLSVRPALNLLAQGLSCAWGAAVALGTLCLCRRRLLDGPRGWDASPGPRLLAVAGALGLLASGLQLAAALWLYPGPGRVGRFSWAWWGVHFWLRLLELTWALTLALAALAAARPRPPTEHACWAKLLRLACPTPSSKSEVPERPNNCYAGPSGVSAGTLDISKSLIRNPAEGGPPATPSPGAWGSAASLSRGPQGGPGLSRSSVGPAPSISELDLRPPSPINLSRSIDAALFREHLVQDSVFRRCGLRCLASPPPGGALRSRRGSHPDAELDGLGSSLLRGRCRSLSDVRVRGPVPPHVVDEGDAAASGSSVDSFSRGSLKISWNPWRHGLSSVDSLPLDELPSTVQLLSTPAPAPAPARPGEPQNGVQPRCKTGDSRSASSDTIEL; this is translated from the exons AtggcccccagcccctggggcTGTGTGGATGGCCTCCTGCTGCTGTTGCCCCTGCTGTCCCTGGGgaccagccctgccctgggccgGGGCCTTCCCAGACCCCTTGAGGACTCAGAACCACACTTGACCCCTGGAGCCCACGAGAAGGGCCTTCTTGACACGGAGCGTCGGGCCTTCGACTTCTTCTGGGAGAAGCCCCTAGATGAGAGCCCCTGGAATGCCAGTGTCCCCCAGGTCCCTGCTGAGAAGATGCCAGAGAGGCCCGAAGACGCCCTTGGCCCAGCCCTGCATGGACCTAAAGCAGCCCATGGGGCTCAGAGAGAAGGACTCCCAGTGACCGATGACCTCCAGGTGGCTCGAGGGCCAATTTCTCAGGGCTGGCCAGGACCTCCTGACTCACAGGAGCCTATGGAGCAAGAAGCACCAGTCCCCTATCCAGTGGGGCCCCCTCACCTCCCTTTCTTCCCCACGACTCCCAGACTCCAACTCGGGCTAGTCACAGTTCCTCCCACATCGGCGGAACCCAGAGGCCAAGTGGGACAGCTACCACCTACCGATGAGGGTCTACTGGCCAAAGGCAAGACCAGGGTCTCGGAGACATTTCCCTGGGACCACAGGGGCCCTTCCCCAACTCTTGTGCCCCACCCGGGTATTGTGGCGAGGCCAGGGCTGGAAGAacagggtgggggtgaggaggaCTTCCAGGAGGCAGCTCAAGGCCCCCTTTCCACCCAGCAGGGTCCAGCAGCCCCTGATACTGGCTCAGTATCACCAGCTGAGGGGGCATCCTCTCAGGAGCCTGAGTCCCAGCCAGACCTGGCACTGGCCAGAAGCCTTCCTCCTGCTGAGGAGCAGCCCGTGGAGCTGCCCAAGACggctggaggtggggaggccTGGGAGGTCAGTTTTTCAAGTCCCTCCCCCAAAGAGGCTCACCTCCCTGATGTCAGGGGCTCACCAGGACCCCAGCCGTCAGATCTCCCAGCCTCAGAGACTTCTGATGGGCAGCCCAAGCCAG AGTTGGCAGCAATTAATGGAGCAGATCCCATCTCCCCTCAGCGGGTGAGAGGTGCAGTGGAGGCCCCAGGTACCCCCAAGTCCCTCATCCCTGGCCCCTTGGACCTTGGCCCAACTGCAAACCGAACAGAGAGCCCTGTGGGATCCCTGAAGCCAG ATGAAGCCGAGGAGTGGCCGGGGCGCCCCCAAAGCCATCCCCCAGCACCCCCTGTCCAAGCCCCCTCGACGTCTCGCCGGGGCCTCATTCGGGTCACCACGCAGCGCGCCCTGGGCCAGCCACCCCCTCCGGAGCCCTCAGCCAGCTCCGTGGCATCAgtccctgcctccagccccccAACCAACGCCACGGCACCCCCTCTGCGCTGGGGTCCCCTGCGACGGGTGCTGAGCTTTTCCTGGGAGCTGCACGTTTACGGGGTGGGGGTGCTCTTCCTGCTGCCCGCATTGTTGGCACTGGCCTCATTGGCAGCTGCCCCTGCTGGGCCCCGGCTGGCGCTGGTAGCAGCGGTGCTGGTGCTGGTAGCGGCGGGGCTGCGATCCGCCTACATGCTCACCGACCCGTATGGCTCGCAGGCACGGCTGGGTTTACGCGCCGGCCTGGTGCTCTACAATCTGCCCTTCCCCTTGCTGCTCACCGCGCTGGCGGCCCTGACCTTGCTGGGCCTGGGCACGGGGCTGCCACAGCAGCTGCAGAACCCACTCCTCCTGGGAGCACTAGCCTTGGCGCACGGCTTGGGGCTGCTCGCCGCAGACCTGCTGTCGGTGAGGCCTGCGCTCAACCTCCTGGCCCAGGGCTTATCGTGCGCCTGGGGCGCGGCCGTGGCTCTGGGCACTCTCTGTCTGTGCCGTCGCCGCCTGTTGGATGGGCCGAGGGGCTGGGATGCCAGCCCGGGCCCGAGGCTGCTGGCCGTGGCCGGCGCGCTGGGGCTGCTGGCCAGCGGCTTGCAGCTGGCGGCGGCGCTCTGGCTGTACCCGGGCCCGGGCCGGGTGGGCCGCTTCTCGTGGGCTTGGTGGGGCGTCCACTTCTGGCTGCGCCTGCTAGAGCTGACATGGGCACTCACCCTGGCGCTGGCCGCTCTGGCCGCCGCGCGGCCCAGGCCGCCCACAGAGCATGCTTGCTGGGCTAAGCTGCTGCGCCTGGCGTGCCCCACGCCCTCTAGCAAGAGCGAGGTGCCGGAGCGGCCCAACAACTGCTATGCGGGGCCCAGTGGCGTCAGCGCAGGTACCCTGGACATCAGCAAGAGCCTTATCCGCAATCCAGCGGAGGGTGGGCCTCCAGCCACGCCCAGCCCCGGCGCCTGGGGTTCGGCTGCGTCGCTGAGCCGCGGTCCCCAGGGTGGCCCCGGACTGTCCCGCAGCAGCGTGGGGCCGGCGCCATCAATAAGCGAGCTGGACCTGCGGCCGCCATCACCCATCAACCTGAGCCGCAGCATCGATGCCGCGCTCTTCCGAGAGCACTTGGTCCAAGACAGCGTCTTCCGACGCTGCGGCCTCCGCTGCCTGGCCTCCCCGCCGCCCGGGGGCGCGCTGCGGTCGCGCCGGGGCAGCCACCCCGACGCGGAGCTCGACGGCTTGGGCTCTTCGCTCCTCCGAGGCCGCTGCCGGTCGCTCAGCGATGTGCGCGTGCGCGGCCCGGTCCCGCCACACGTGGTGGACGAAGGTGACGCGGCGGCTTCTGGCAGCTCCGTGGACAGCTTCTCCCGGGGCTCGCTCAAGATCAGCTGGAACCCGTGGCGCCACGGGCTGTCGTCGGTGGACAGTCTGCCCCTGGATGAGCTGCCCAGCACAGTGCAGCTACTGTCTACCCCAGCTCCCGCCCCGGCTCCCGCGCGGCCTGGGGAGCCCCAGAATGGAGTCCAGCCTCGCTGCAAGACGGGAGACTCACGCAGCGCCTCCAGTGACACCATCGAGCTCTGA
- the EMC3 gene encoding ER membrane protein complex subunit 3, whose translation MAGPELLLDSNIRLWVVLPIVIITFFVGMIRHYVSILLQSDKKLTQEQVSDSQVLIRSRVLRENGKYIPKQSFLTRKYYFNNPEDGFFKKTKRKVVPPSPMTDPTMLTDMMKGNVTNVLPMILIGGWINMTFSGFVTTKVPFPLTLRFKPMLQQGIELLTLDASWVSSASWYFLNVFGLRSIYSLILGQDNAADQSRMMQEQMTGAAMAMPADTNKAFKTEWEALELTDHQWALDDVEEELMAKDLHFEGMFKKELQTSIF comes from the exons ATGGCGGGGCCGGAGCTGTTGCTTGACTCCAACATCCGTCTCTGGGTGGTCCTGCCCATAGTTATCATCACCTTCTTCGTGGGCATGATCCGCCACTACGTCTCCATCCTGCTGCAGAGCGACAAGAAGCTTACCCAGGAACAAGTCTCCGACAG tcaAGTCCTAATTCGAAGCAGAGTCCTCagggaaaatggaaaatacattCCCAAACAG TCTTTCCTGACACGAAAGTATTACTTCAACAACCCAGAGGATGGAtttttcaaaaaaactaaaaggaaGGTTGTGCCTCCTTCTCCTATGACTG ATCCCACCATGCTCACAGACATGATGAAAGGCAACGTCACCAACGTCCTGCCTATGATTCTTATTGGTGGATGGATCAACATGACGTTTTCAGGCTTTGTCACAA cCAAGGTCCCATTTCCACTGACCCTCCGTTTTAAGCCTATGCTACAGCAAGGAATTGAACTACTTACATTAGATGCCTCCTG GGTGAGTTCTGCATCCTGGTATTTCCTCAACGTCTTTGGGCTTCGGAGCATCTACTCTTTGATTTTGGGCCAAGATAATG CTGCTGACCAGTCACGGATGATGCAGGAGCAGATGACTGGCGCAGCCATGGCCATGCCCGCAGACACCAACAAAGCTTTTAAG ACAGAGTGGGAAGCTCTGGAACTGACGGATCACCAATGGGCACTGGATGACGTCGAAGAGGAGCTCATGGCCAAAGACCTCCATTTCGAAGGCATGTTCAAAAAGGAATTACAGACCTCTATTTTTTGA